In Callospermophilus lateralis isolate mCalLat2 chromosome 4, mCalLat2.hap1, whole genome shotgun sequence, one genomic interval encodes:
- the Tigar gene encoding fructose-2,6-bisphosphatase TIGAR, with product MTRFALTVVRHGETRLNKEKVLQGQGIDEPLSETGFKQATAAGRFMSKVRFTHAFSSDLTRAKQTMHGILKHNLFCKDMTVQYDSRLRERKYGAAEGKPLSDLRNMAKEAGEECPFFTPPGGETLDQVEMRGKQFFEFLCQLILKEADQKQQFSPGAPSNNLETSLAEIFPLETNYSSEVNSDSGAPGLVASVLVVSHGAYMRSLFGYFLTDLKCSLPASLRKFELSSVSPNTGISLFIISFEKGKEPTPKCVCMNLQDHLNEVTKTLSV from the exons GACAAGGAATAGATGAACCTCTTTCAGAGACTGGATTTAAACAAGCGACTGCTGCTGGTAGATTTATGAGTAAAGTGAGGTTTACTCATGCTTTCTCCAGCGACCTCACGCGGGCAAAGCAG ACCATGCATGGGATTTTGAAGCATAACCTGTTTTGCAAAGATATGACAGTACAGTATGATTCAAGACTTCGAGAAAGG AAATATGGGGCTGCGGAAGGCAAGCCGCTAAGTGACCTGAGGAACATGGCCAAAGAAGCTGGGGAAGAATGCCCTTTCTTTACACCTCCCGGAGGAGAGACGTTAGACCAG GTGGAAATGCGTGGAAAACAGTTTTTTGAATTTCTGTGTCAGCTAATCCTGAAAGAAGCAGATCAAAAGCAACAGTTTTCTCCAGGAGCTCCAAGCAACAATCTGGAAACTTCTTTGGCAGAGATATTTCCTTTAGAAACAAACTACAGCTCTGAGGTTAATTCTGACAGTGGCGCTCCAGGATTAGTGGCCAGTGTCTTAGTCGTGAGTCATGGTGCTTACATGAGAAGCCTGTTTGGTTATTTTCTGACTGACCTTAAGTGttccttaccagcatctctgagaAAATTTGAACTTTCGTCAGTCAGTCCCAATACTGGGATCAGTCTCTTCATCATAAGCTTTGAGAAAGGAAAAGAACCTACACCGAAGTGTGTTTGTATGAACCTACAGGATCATCTAAATGAAGTGACCAAAACACTCTCAGTTTAG
- the Fgf23 gene encoding fibroblast growth factor 23 — protein MLGTRLRLLVWALCGVCSTRIIRAYPNTSPLLASTWGGLTHLYTATARNSYHLQIHRDGQVDGTPHQTIYSALLIRSEDAGFVVITGVMSRRFLCMDFRGNIFGSHYFNPDNCRFRHQTLENGYDIYHSPQHHFLVSLGRAKRAFLPGMNPPPYSQFLSRRNLVPLIHFNTPTPRRRHTRSAEDDSERDPLNVLKPRPRMTPAPASCSQELPSAEDNSVVASDPLGVLRGSRVNTHAGGMGVERCHPFPKFI, from the exons ATGTTGGGGACCCGCCTCAGGCTCCTGGTCTGGGCTCTGTGCGGTGTCTGCAGCACACGCATCATCAGAGCCTATCCCAACACCTCTCCACTGTTGGCCTCCACCTGGGGCGGCCTGACTCACCTGTACACCGCCACGGCCAGGAACAGCTACCACCTGCAGATCCACAGGGACGGCCAAGTGGATGGCACACCCCATCAGACCATCTACA GTGCCCTGCTGATCAGATCAGAGGATGCTGGCTTTGTGGTGATCACAGGTGTGATGAGTAGGAGATTCCTCTGTATGGATTTCAGAGGCAACATTTTTGGATCA CATTACTTCAACCCGGACAACTGCAGGTTCAGGCACCAGACGCTGGAGAACGGCTATGACATCTACCACTCCCCGCAGCACCACTTCCTGGTCAGCTTGGGCCGGGCCAAGAGGGCCTTCCTGCCAGGCATGAACCCGCCGCCCTACTCCCAGTTCCTGTCCCGGAGGAACCTCGTCCCGCTGATCCACTTCAACACCCCGACGCCGCGCCGGCGGCACACCCGGAGCGCAGAGGACGACTCGGAGAGGGACCCGCTGAACGTGCTCAAGCCCCGGCCCCGCATGACCCCGGCGCCGGCCTCCTGCTCCCAGGAGCTCCCGAGTGCCGAAGACAACAGCGTGGTGGCCAGCGACCCCCTGGGCGTGCTCCGAGGCAGTAGGGTCAACACGCACGCAGGGGGGATGGGCGTGGAAAGGTGCCACCCGTTCCCCAAGTTCATCTAG